The following proteins come from a genomic window of Lineus longissimus chromosome 18, tnLinLong1.2, whole genome shotgun sequence:
- the LOC135502446 gene encoding growth hormone secretagogue receptor type 1-like: MTLNHTNLVKVLPQTYLALDLAYYVIKHWAIYGIFTFGFVGNTISFLITNKKEYRHVSTGVYMTSLAVLDNACLLVMMMYNMLSVQRLGDGIQDRQNFHVWFVFFNFSCQYASRLLLAAMTADRAYKVLFPLRAKSTGTTSKTKKVIIVVTLIPAIANINFFFTIKVLFIRTDDETPAYSFPEVPWIELMVTGWTLFIAVILPFFTILTSNILIIYGVQRAASARTDMVSVNDKAKENHLTRMLILVSVAYIILCLPDAVNELVFSIPEVSSQYVMSSDYWRTRAVLIGWTLAQVSAMNHAVNFFLYVLGGGKTYRQDVKKLFTGCLNQLPITKQ, from the exons ATGACTTTAAATCATACAAACTTGGTAAAGGTTCTTCCTCAGACCTACCTGGCTTTAGATCTTGCCTATTACGTCATAAAACACTGGGCAATCTATGGAATTTTTACTTTTGGATTTGTCGGGAATACAATTTCGTTTCTGATCACAAATAAGAAGGAATATAGACACGTTTCGACCGGCGTGTATATGACGTCATTGGCTGTGTTAGATAATGCGTGTCTACTGGTAATGATGATGTATAATATGTTGTCTGTTCAGCGATTAGGAGATGGCATTCAGGATAGACAGAACTTCCATGT CTGGTTCGTCTTCTTCAACTTCTCCTGTCAGTACGCGTCACGACTTCTGCTGGCAGCAATGACGGCCGACCGCGCCTACAAAGTTCTATTTCCACTAAGAGCAAAGTCAACAGGCACGACGtcgaaaacaaagaaagtcatCATAGTTGTTACCTTGATTCCTGCGATagcaaatatcaattttttttttaccatTAAGGTGTTGTTCATTCGGACTGATGACGAAACGCCTGCTTATTCATTTCCTGAGGTTCCGTGGATCGAGCTTATGGTGACTGGTTGGACCTTATTTATAGCTGTTATTTTACCTTTTTTCACTATCCTCACGTCAAACATTCTTATAATCTATGGTGTCCAGCGAGCGGCTTCCGCAAGAACAGATATGGTGAGCGTCAACGACAAAGCCAAGGAAAACCATCTCACGCGTATGTTAATTCTAGTTTCAGTGGCGTATATCATTCTTTGCCTACCGGACGCAGTTAATGAGCTCGTCTTTAGTATCCCAGAAGTGAGTTCACAGTACGTCATGAGTTCTGACTATTGGCGGACAAGGGCCGTACTTATTGGCTGGACTCTTGCTCAGGTCTCCGCTATGAATCATGCTGTAAATTTCTTTTTGTACGTGCTGGGCGGAGGAAAGACCTACAGACAGGATgtcaagaaattgttcactGGTTGTTTAAATCAACTTCCAATTACGAAACAATAA